The Shewanella mesophila genome contains the following window.
CATAGGACGATAGAGACTCAATGGTTCCTATAAGACTGTTATAGGCATCAACGAATCCCTGAACATTTTCTTTTACGGCTTCTTCATCAAGCTCAATCTTAAGTACCGATGTTTTATTGAGATCTGCATCAGAAAGATTTAATGTCACGCCGGCAATCGCGTTCTTGATCTCGTTGGTTTCAGATTGCAGCTTCTGGCCATCAATATAAACTATCGACTGCTTTGCAGCTTGAACTTCACTCAGATTCCCAGCACCAAACATATCATTCAAACCAGTACCTGCTGTATCTGACGCAGTTACGCTAACATTGCTCGCGGGTCCCTCGGTATCAGAGCTAATAACCAAGCGACTTCCACCATCTGTCGTCACAACGGTCGCAGTTACGCCGACATTATCATCAGCATTATTAATGCTATCAGCTATTGCGGTTAACGAATCACCTGCGGCAACATCTACGGAGAAACTATTACCATTAACGGTAAAGTCTAAACTCCCTTCTCCTACAGGCGAGCTGGCGTCGGCAGCAAAGGTTCCAGCCACTTTATGTCTCTGGGCCAATTGTTCAACGATAATATTGTAACTACCAGTTTGGGCATTTTTATCAGCGGACGCAGTAAAATAATTGCTATCCCCCGTCGAAACGCTACGTTGGTTTAAAGAATCACCATCTTTTAATTTATCTAAGGCATCTTGGAATGTAGACAAAGCGCTCTTAAGTGAACCTATCGCTGACACCTTTGCATCGATACTATCTTCTGTTTTGTTGAAGATCGCTTCTTTAGGCACTTTCTCCGCATCAACTAGCACGCCGACAATAGTGTTGATATCGAGCCCTGAGCCTATTCCAGTTGCTGTTAATGCCATAAATACCTCTACTTACTTTACAATTTTCAAAAGCACTAATATTAAAGAACTATGCTTCTGTCTTCATCAATAACCCTGTTACTTCAGATAACTTCTGGGCTAACTCTAGTGCTTCTTCATTCGGAATTTGACGGATAATATCACCCGAATCAACATCCATTACACTAACAATATTTGTGCCAGAATCCTCATCTATCTTAAACGCGAGTCCTTTACGCATAACTGACATCATATCTGAAAGCTCAGCGACTAACTTTTGCATCTCTTCAGGACTCTGCTGGGGCTTATCACCCTTTGCATCTTCAGCTTTTTGACTTTCATCGACCGCTTGAATGATAGCGTTAGGATTAAGCTCTGAATCCTGCTCAGTGCGAAACTTTATCGCAGATGCGCCTATATCAATTTTAGCAGTTGTGGCATTAGATGCGTTGACTGTGTTGATATCCATCACGTTCACCTCTACTCTGATTTCTATTTATCCTTAAAACCACGAAAGGGAGATTCGTCACCGAACCTCCCTCATTAGTATCCATACTTAGACTAACCCATTACTAATTATAGTAATGATAGTGCTACCTGAGGAAGCTGGTTAGCCTGGGCTAACATCGCTGAACCTGTTTGTTGTAGAACTTGGTTCTTAGTCATCGTAGAGGTTTCTTTCGCGAAATCCACATCAACGATACGGCTCTTAGCATCTGCCACGTTAGCTTGTGTGTTAGCACTATTACTAATGTTGTGTGATAGACGGTTTTGAATCGCACCTAAGTCTGCACGTTGAGTATCAATAGTCTTAATCGCTTTATCAATTGCACCTAGTGCAGAAGCTCGGTTCGCTGAAGTTGCTAGAGCCAAAGAGGCTACCGAAAGAGTTGTCTTATCAGTCTTCTTAACTGTTACTTTGATATCTTCGCCATCTTGGTGACCAACTTGGAAACTCTTACCTGCAGAGAAATCACCTGTTAACAACTTAGTGTTACCAAACGCTGTGGTAGTACCAATCGCGTCGATTTCATTAGCTAACTGATCCATTTCAGCTTTAAGCGCGGCAATATCAT
Protein-coding sequences here:
- the fliD gene encoding flagellar filament capping protein FliD — protein: MALTATGIGSGLDINTIVGVLVDAEKVPKEAIFNKTEDSIDAKVSAIGSLKSALSTFQDALDKLKDGDSLNQRSVSTGDSNYFTASADKNAQTGSYNIIVEQLAQRHKVAGTFAADASSPVGEGSLDFTVNGNSFSVDVAAGDSLTAIADSINNADDNVGVTATVVTTDGGSRLVISSDTEGPASNVSVTASDTAGTGLNDMFGAGNLSEVQAAKQSIVYIDGQKLQSETNEIKNAIAGVTLNLSDADLNKTSVLKIELDEEAVKENVQGFVDAYNSLIGTIESLSSYDADKKKAAALQGDSMIRSIESQMRSMVSTRVDDGSGSVALYDIGIEADRYGKLSVNSTKLDKAISEDMGSIETLFATESTGLATRLGTLVEGYVKSGGLIDSRNNAYTNDKQRLEDQREAFSLKMEQLQARLFKQFNAMDLVVGKLNQQSSGIIGGLNSLPGVVRQQN
- a CDS encoding flagellar protein FlaG, whose amino-acid sequence is MDINTVNASNATTAKIDIGASAIKFRTEQDSELNPNAIIQAVDESQKAEDAKGDKPQQSPEEMQKLVAELSDMMSVMRKGLAFKIDEDSGTNIVSVMDVDSGDIIRQIPNEEALELAQKLSEVTGLLMKTEA
- a CDS encoding flagellin, which produces MAITVNTNVTSMKAQKNLNHSSGNLATSMERLSSGLRINSAKDDAAGLAISNRLNSQVRGLEVGMRNANDAISIAQISEGAMQEQTNMLQRMRDLTIQAENGANSTDDIAALKAEMDQLANEIDAIGTTTAFGNTKLLTGDFSAGKSFQVGHQDGEDIKVTVKKTDKTTLSVASLALATSANRASALGAIDKAIKTIDTQRADLGAIQNRLSHNISNSANTQANVADAKSRIVDVDFAKETSTMTKNQVLQQTGSAMLAQANQLPQVALSLL